One part of the Coprobacter tertius genome encodes these proteins:
- a CDS encoding Nramp family divalent metal transporter: protein MKIFDKLKHTHHPKSAALDLLKYIGPGLLVTVGFIDPGNWATNLAAGSTFGYALLWVVTFSSVMLIIIQHNVAHLGIVTGLCLAEATNKYIRPALARPILGSAMLASISTSLAEILGGAIALQMLFSVPVKIGAVIITAVSVFMLFSNTYSKIERWIIMFVSIIGLSFLYELFLVDVEWGTAVRGWVTPSFPEQSMLIIMSVLGAVVMPHNLFLHSEVIQSREWNLEDEHVIKKQLKYEFYDTLLSMIIGWAINSAMIILAASTFFKKGIVVEELSQAQELLTPLVGNSAGVIFAVALLFAGISSTVTSGIAGASIFGGFFDEAYDPKDIHTKLGTLLSFIPALLLIFVIKNPFQGLIISQMLLSVQLPITVFTQIYLTSSRRVMGKHANKRSTNIILLALGLLVTGLNIGLLVSLF from the coding sequence ATGAAGATATTCGATAAATTAAAACATACTCATCATCCCAAATCGGCAGCACTCGATCTGCTTAAATACATCGGGCCCGGCTTGTTGGTAACAGTCGGTTTTATCGATCCGGGTAACTGGGCTACTAATCTGGCAGCGGGATCTACTTTTGGTTACGCTCTTTTATGGGTGGTAACTTTTTCATCGGTAATGCTTATTATCATACAGCATAATGTAGCGCATTTGGGCATCGTTACGGGACTATGTTTGGCAGAGGCTACAAATAAATATATACGTCCGGCACTGGCACGACCTATACTCGGATCGGCTATGTTGGCGAGTATATCTACATCTCTGGCAGAAATATTGGGAGGAGCGATTGCGTTACAAATGTTATTCTCTGTTCCGGTTAAGATAGGAGCTGTGATTATTACTGCAGTATCTGTATTTATGTTATTCAGTAATACCTACAGTAAAATAGAACGGTGGATTATTATGTTCGTTTCTATTATCGGACTTTCGTTTTTGTATGAGCTGTTTTTGGTCGATGTAGAATGGGGAACTGCTGTTCGGGGTTGGGTGACCCCATCGTTTCCCGAACAGTCGATGCTGATTATTATGAGTGTGTTGGGTGCTGTAGTGATGCCTCATAATCTATTTTTACATTCAGAAGTAATTCAGAGCCGGGAATGGAATCTCGAAGATGAACATGTGATAAAGAAGCAATTAAAGTATGAGTTTTACGATACCCTGCTATCTATGATAATTGGTTGGGCTATAAACTCAGCAATGATAATACTGGCGGCATCTACCTTTTTTAAAAAAGGTATTGTCGTAGAAGAACTGAGCCAGGCTCAGGAACTTCTTACTCCTCTTGTTGGAAACAGTGCGGGGGTTATTTTTGCCGTTGCACTTTTATTTGCGGGCATATCTTCTACCGTGACTTCGGGTATTGCAGGGGCCTCTATATTCGGAGGTTTTTTTGACGAGGCTTATGACCCCAAAGATATTCATACTAAACTGGGGACTTTGTTATCGTTCATTCCTGCTTTGCTATTAATATTTGTAATAAAAAATCCTTTTCAGGGACTTATTATTTCACAGATGTTGTTGAGTGTACAACTGCCGATTACTGTATTTACTCAGATATACCTCACTTCTTCTCGCAGAGTAATGGGAAAGCATGCTAATAAAAGATCGACTAATATCATTTTGTTGGCTTTGGGTTTGCTGGTTACCGGATTGAATATCGGATTGCTCGTGAGTTTGTTCTGA
- a CDS encoding inositol monophosphatase family protein, giving the protein MEDLNQMLAHAIDWAHEIGRIHLTYFRGNSLNLQLKANINDVVTAADKESENYFLRQIEKTYPSHSVLGEESGMHKGHSDYEWVIDPLDGTTNFSQGLPIFSVSIGLQYQNETVLGVVYIPYFDELFTAIKGKGSFMNHQPIHVSQKTSLAPSVLTTGFPIDKDTNPDNNLAELSKILPLIRGIRRSGSAAYDLCYVGAGFLDGYWEPNLHLWDICAGMLIAQEAGALVTYYRTDREISILAAPPALHSLIEKQLLG; this is encoded by the coding sequence ATGGAAGACTTGAACCAAATGCTCGCGCACGCCATAGACTGGGCACACGAAATAGGACGCATACACTTAACTTATTTCAGGGGAAACAGTCTTAATCTACAACTAAAAGCCAACATCAATGATGTCGTAACAGCGGCAGACAAAGAAAGTGAAAATTATTTTCTGAGACAAATCGAAAAAACATACCCCTCTCATTCGGTTTTAGGGGAAGAGAGTGGTATGCACAAAGGTCATAGTGACTACGAATGGGTAATAGATCCGCTCGATGGAACGACCAATTTTAGCCAAGGACTTCCTATTTTCAGTGTTTCGATCGGTTTGCAATACCAGAACGAAACGGTATTAGGTGTAGTATATATCCCCTATTTCGACGAATTATTTACCGCCATAAAAGGTAAAGGAAGTTTTATGAACCATCAGCCAATACACGTATCACAAAAAACATCCCTGGCGCCTTCGGTACTCACAACAGGATTTCCCATCGATAAAGATACGAATCCCGACAACAACCTCGCCGAATTATCTAAAATATTACCGTTGATACGAGGTATCCGCCGATCGGGATCGGCTGCCTATGACCTATGTTACGTAGGTGCTGGTTTTCTCGATGGATATTGGGAACCCAACTTACACCTTTGGGATATTTGTGCAGGAATGCTTATCGCTCAAGAAGCTGGAGCTCTCGTTACCTATTACCGGACAGATCGAGAAATATCGATACTGGCCGCCCCTCCCGCTCTACATTCCCTGATCGAAAAGCAATTATTAGGATAA
- a CDS encoding Lrp/AsnC family transcriptional regulator — protein MGHHQLDSLDYKILKLIASNARIPFLEVARECNVSGAAIHQRVQKLTNLGIIKGSEYTIDSNKIGFETCAYIGLYLQNPGQFGDVLAKLKEIPEVVECHYTTGQYDMFIKLYARNNSHLLSIIHSKLQPLGLARTESLISFKEAFKRQLPIEDLEEEND, from the coding sequence ATGGGACACCATCAGTTAGACAGCTTGGATTATAAAATTCTAAAACTTATCGCATCGAATGCCCGAATACCGTTCCTTGAAGTAGCCAGAGAATGTAACGTTTCGGGTGCAGCGATACATCAGCGTGTACAGAAACTAACCAACCTGGGTATCATCAAAGGATCGGAATACACGATCGACTCCAATAAAATAGGTTTCGAAACTTGTGCTTACATCGGATTATATCTCCAAAACCCGGGACAGTTCGGCGATGTTCTTGCTAAACTGAAAGAGATACCCGAAGTAGTCGAATGCCATTATACTACCGGGCAATATGATATGTTTATAAAATTATATGCCCGTAACAACAGTCATTTGTTGAGTATCATACATTCTAAGCTACAACCTTTGGGCCTCGCCCGTACCGAATCACTCATTTCTTTCAAAGAAGCTTTTAAAAGACAACTGCCGATCGAAGATCTCGAAGAAGAAAATGATTGA
- a CDS encoding AraC family transcriptional regulator — protein sequence MEYSFHTRLGGSIILTSAFHENENLQRDKSLYKFIWVQDGCLQLEIDHIPVILRKDEVISLTPLHHIDRVGIDGEYIMLLFNSNFYCIYGHDNEVSCNGFLFNGSSYVMNLELGEEQSDILHEIVNNIEKEYDNKDNLQEEMLRIFLKRFIITCTRIARNKFSINREKEKSFDLVRRFYVLVDNHFKEKKMVQDYASMLHRSPKTLTNLFASYGLPSPLRIIRQRTEAEAKRLLLYSTKSAKEIADILGFEDLATFSRFFRNMSGESISGFRKNIKRE from the coding sequence ATGGAATACAGTTTTCATACCCGTCTTGGGGGCAGTATTATTCTTACATCGGCTTTTCATGAAAATGAAAATCTGCAAAGGGACAAATCCTTGTACAAATTTATCTGGGTACAAGACGGGTGCTTGCAACTGGAAATTGACCATATTCCCGTTATATTACGAAAAGATGAGGTAATCTCTCTTACTCCGTTACATCATATCGATAGGGTCGGTATTGATGGAGAATATATTATGTTACTTTTTAATAGTAATTTTTACTGTATTTACGGCCATGATAATGAGGTGTCTTGTAATGGTTTTCTTTTTAACGGATCTTCTTATGTAATGAATCTCGAATTGGGTGAAGAGCAGTCCGATATTCTACATGAGATCGTTAATAATATCGAAAAAGAATATGATAACAAGGATAACTTGCAGGAAGAAATGCTTCGCATATTCTTGAAACGTTTTATTATAACTTGCACTCGTATTGCCCGTAATAAGTTTTCGATTAATCGCGAAAAAGAAAAAAGTTTCGACCTGGTACGCCGGTTTTATGTATTGGTAGATAATCATTTTAAAGAAAAGAAGATGGTACAGGACTATGCGTCTATGTTACACCGGTCGCCCAAAACGCTTACCAATTTATTTGCTTCCTATGGTTTGCCTTCTCCCTTACGGATAATCCGGCAACGAACAGAAGCCGAGGCAAAACGATTATTATTGTATAGTACCAAAAGTGCTAAAGAAATTGCCGATATACTTGGTTTTGAGGATTTGGCCACATTCAGCCGTTTTTTCAGGAATATGAGCGGAGAAAGTATTTCCGGTTTCCGAAAAAATATAAAACGGGAATAA
- a CDS encoding M20 metallopeptidase family protein gives MKGIVKELVRQTQQKVSEIYRHLHMYPELSFEEKETSAYITQILVDAGVPFRKNIGGYGIMARIEGKEKGRIIGLRADMDALFIQEANDIPFRSVNQHIMHACGHDAHTACLAGTTLILNQLRDKFDGIVLPIFQPGEEKHPGGARLMLEDGIFNEIKPELMIAQHTNMEIDSGKVTFGEGCVMASADEIHIVVKGKGGHGAMPHRINDTVLAASEIVVAVQQIVSRRRNPFIPAVITFGRLIADGATNIIPDKVTLAGTFRCMDNNERKRLKPLIRETIQHTAKACGCECEISIPEGYPAVTNDAFVTRKAANYAREILGSENVGEMERRMTSEDFGFFAETIPSTFYRLGVKGKNNPQCGEQHTDRFLIDESALITGVETFTYLALRFLQDKY, from the coding sequence ATGAAAGGAATTGTTAAAGAACTTGTGAGACAGACTCAACAAAAAGTTTCTGAAATATACCGCCATTTGCATATGTATCCCGAATTATCTTTCGAAGAAAAAGAAACCTCGGCATACATAACACAGATACTTGTAGATGCCGGTGTACCTTTTAGAAAAAATATCGGAGGATACGGGATCATGGCTCGCATAGAAGGTAAAGAAAAAGGACGTATTATCGGTTTGCGGGCCGATATGGACGCTTTATTCATACAAGAAGCCAACGACATACCTTTTCGTTCGGTAAATCAACATATTATGCACGCTTGCGGCCACGACGCACACACCGCCTGCCTGGCTGGAACAACGCTAATCCTAAATCAGTTGCGTGATAAATTCGACGGCATCGTTTTGCCCATCTTTCAACCGGGAGAGGAAAAACACCCGGGAGGGGCCAGATTAATGCTTGAAGACGGCATTTTCAATGAAATAAAACCGGAACTGATGATCGCACAACACACCAACATGGAAATAGATAGTGGTAAAGTTACTTTCGGCGAAGGTTGCGTCATGGCCTCTGCCGATGAAATACATATCGTCGTAAAAGGAAAAGGAGGACACGGAGCAATGCCTCATCGCATAAACGATACTGTACTGGCAGCTTCAGAAATTGTTGTAGCGGTACAACAAATTGTCAGTCGACGCAGAAATCCGTTTATACCTGCCGTAATTACATTCGGCCGCTTAATCGCCGATGGGGCAACGAATATCATTCCCGATAAAGTTACCCTTGCCGGCACCTTCCGTTGTATGGATAATAATGAACGAAAAAGATTAAAACCATTAATAAGAGAAACAATACAGCACACAGCAAAGGCTTGCGGATGCGAATGCGAAATATCTATTCCCGAAGGATATCCGGCCGTTACAAACGATGCGTTCGTCACACGAAAAGCTGCCAATTATGCCCGAGAAATATTAGGGTCGGAAAATGTAGGAGAAATGGAAAGGAGAATGACATCAGAAGATTTCGGATTCTTCGCTGAAACCATACCCTCCACTTTCTATCGGCTTGGGGTAAAAGGGAAAAACAACCCTCAATGTGGAGAACAGCATACCGACCGTTTTCTTATAGACGAATCGGCTCTAATAACAGGTGTGGAAACATTTACTTATCTGGCCTTACGTTTTTTACAAGATAAATACTGA
- a CDS encoding GNAT family N-acetyltransferase encodes MIRLVPVANNDDKVMSYIRQIYDESFPIDERRDFNEVKVLLKSRAEFVLYLIESDGKEVGFISSWEFPDFIYVEHFAIDPSCRGGGYGAETLQCFLSDVTKPVVLEVERPEDDFSRRRIAFYERVGFKLWGEIAYIQPPYDTTRKPLDLLLMTFGDIDLSSTFKLVNTTLHREVYGVKE; translated from the coding sequence ATGATACGATTGGTGCCGGTTGCAAATAATGATGATAAAGTCATGTCGTATATACGACAGATTTATGATGAATCTTTTCCGATAGATGAACGAAGGGATTTTAACGAAGTGAAAGTGCTATTGAAGTCCCGTGCCGAGTTTGTATTGTATCTGATTGAATCTGATGGGAAAGAAGTGGGTTTTATTTCTTCTTGGGAATTTCCCGATTTTATCTATGTCGAGCATTTTGCCATCGATCCGTCGTGCCGGGGTGGTGGCTATGGAGCTGAAACTTTACAGTGTTTCCTCAGTGATGTTACAAAGCCGGTAGTGCTTGAAGTAGAAAGGCCTGAAGACGATTTCAGCCGTCGTCGTATCGCCTTTTATGAACGTGTAGGCTTTAAATTATGGGGAGAAATTGCATATATACAACCGCCTTACGATACAACCCGGAAACCTCTTGATTTATTGCTGATGACATTCGGAGATATCGATCTTTCTTCTACCTTTAAATTGGTAAATACAACTTTGCACAGGGAAGTATATGGGGTAAAAGAATAA
- a CDS encoding metal ABC transporter solute-binding protein, Zn/Mn family yields the protein MRLYCGFVAVVLGISIFLLSCVGDSDNKKIITVTIQPQKYFAEKIAGDKFEINCIVPNGSNPEAYDPSPSNLVHVGKSVAYFKIGNIGFEMAWLGKLAQNNPAMKIYDNAEGIEILTGTHQHEGHVEHQQHEIEVDPHYWSSPKQAQVIARNMYKAFVELDPENKDFYRKNYDNLTSEIVRMDTFMTQKLAPVEGSAFIIYHPSLSYLAHDYGLKQMSIELNGKSPSARYMKQIVDTARENNVKVIFIQKEFDVKQAQTLAKELGCRIAQINPLNYNWNEELEHITNELSR from the coding sequence ATGAGACTGTATTGCGGCTTTGTAGCCGTTGTTTTAGGTATTAGCATATTTCTGTTATCGTGTGTCGGTGATTCCGACAATAAGAAGATCATAACGGTAACCATTCAACCGCAAAAATATTTCGCAGAGAAAATTGCCGGCGATAAGTTCGAAATAAACTGTATTGTTCCTAATGGTAGTAATCCCGAAGCATACGATCCTTCTCCTTCGAATCTGGTGCATGTAGGGAAAAGCGTCGCTTATTTTAAAATCGGAAATATCGGGTTTGAAATGGCGTGGTTGGGCAAATTAGCTCAGAATAATCCCGCTATGAAAATTTATGACAATGCAGAGGGAATTGAGATATTAACAGGCACGCATCAGCATGAAGGGCATGTAGAACATCAGCAACACGAAATAGAGGTTGATCCTCATTATTGGAGTTCTCCCAAACAGGCGCAGGTAATTGCTCGTAATATGTATAAGGCTTTTGTCGAATTAGATCCTGAAAATAAAGATTTTTACCGTAAGAATTATGATAATCTTACGTCTGAAATTGTGCGTATGGATACTTTTATGACTCAGAAGCTGGCTCCGGTAGAGGGTTCTGCATTTATTATTTATCATCCGTCATTAAGCTATCTGGCACATGATTACGGTTTAAAACAGATGAGTATCGAATTGAACGGAAAATCCCCGTCTGCACGATATATGAAACAAATTGTGGATACGGCCCGTGAAAACAATGTGAAAGTAATATTTATTCAGAAAGAATTCGATGTAAAGCAAGCTCAAACCCTGGCTAAAGAACTCGGGTGCAGAATTGCTCAAATCAATCCGCTGAATTATAACTGGAATGAAGAACTGGAACATATTACCAATGAGCTCAGTCGATAA
- the trpS gene encoding tryptophan--tRNA ligase, whose translation MNETVVSGIRSTGNLHLGNYYGALRNFVKMQHENNCFFFIADLHSLTTHPDPSLLHVNVKNILSEYLAAGLDPEASTIFIQSDVPEISELYLLLNMHVYIGELERTVSFKEKVRKQPENVNAGLLTYPSLMAADIMIHKATKVPVGKDQEQHLEMTRRFSRRFNSIYGVEYFPEPESYNFGAESIKIPGLNGTGKMGKSEGNCVYLIDDEKTLRKKVMRAVTDEGPQTPNSPKSEPVENLFTILKIVSTPDTVEYFEEKYNNCEIRYGDLKKQLAEDILKVTLPIRERILDIQNNEDYLRKVVKAGSEKARESAAKTLRDVREIMGFKPF comes from the coding sequence ATGAATGAAACTGTTGTGAGCGGTATTCGCTCTACCGGGAACCTACATTTAGGGAATTATTACGGGGCTCTTCGCAATTTCGTAAAAATGCAACATGAAAACAATTGCTTCTTCTTTATTGCCGATCTCCATTCCCTGACAACCCATCCCGATCCCTCTTTATTACATGTAAATGTAAAAAATATACTTTCGGAATACCTTGCCGCAGGACTCGATCCGGAAGCTTCCACTATTTTTATACAAAGCGATGTACCAGAAATTTCCGAATTGTATCTTTTACTGAATATGCATGTATATATAGGGGAGCTGGAACGCACGGTATCTTTTAAAGAAAAAGTGCGAAAACAACCCGAAAATGTAAATGCCGGCCTACTGACCTATCCCTCTTTGATGGCAGCAGATATTATGATACACAAAGCGACAAAAGTTCCCGTAGGAAAAGACCAGGAACAACACCTTGAAATGACAAGACGCTTTTCGCGCCGGTTCAACAGCATCTACGGAGTAGAGTATTTCCCCGAACCGGAAAGTTATAATTTCGGAGCCGAATCCATTAAAATTCCGGGGTTGAACGGAACCGGGAAAATGGGGAAATCGGAAGGAAACTGCGTATATCTAATCGATGACGAAAAAACTCTGCGTAAAAAAGTCATGCGGGCCGTTACCGACGAAGGTCCTCAAACACCGAATTCGCCCAAATCGGAACCGGTAGAAAACCTTTTTACGATTTTGAAAATTGTTTCGACTCCCGATACAGTCGAATATTTTGAAGAAAAATACAATAATTGCGAAATTCGATACGGAGATCTGAAAAAACAACTGGCAGAAGACATCCTGAAAGTAACTCTCCCGATAAGGGAACGTATTCTCGATATACAGAATAACGAAGATTATTTGCGGAAAGTTGTTAAAGCCGGTTCAGAAAAAGCCCGTGAAAGCGCTGCTAAAACATTACGTGATGTGCGGGAAATTATGGGTTTCAAACCATTTTAA
- a CDS encoding DUF417 family protein, translating to MISRMKSLYQSFLQFTASLQKVGINLIRVAILIIFVWIGGLKFWNYEAEGIVPFVANSPFMNFFYTQKAPDYKSYKLKEGEYDAVKQAWHKKNNTYGFSKGLGILIMGIGIFVFLGIIWPKIGMVGAVLAIIMTVGTLSFLVTTPEVWVPDLGSGEYGFPLLSGAGRLVIKDTAILAGVLVVLSDSAQRILNKQKNK from the coding sequence ATGATATCGAGGATGAAAAGTTTATATCAGTCGTTTTTACAGTTTACTGCTTCTTTGCAAAAGGTTGGTATTAATCTTATTCGTGTTGCAATTTTGATAATTTTTGTTTGGATAGGAGGCCTTAAGTTCTGGAACTATGAAGCGGAAGGAATTGTACCGTTTGTAGCTAACAGTCCGTTTATGAACTTTTTTTATACTCAAAAAGCACCCGATTATAAATCGTATAAATTAAAGGAGGGAGAATACGATGCGGTAAAACAGGCATGGCATAAAAAGAATAATACATACGGGTTTTCCAAGGGACTCGGTATTCTTATTATGGGTATTGGCATTTTTGTGTTTTTGGGAATAATCTGGCCTAAAATAGGGATGGTAGGTGCCGTACTCGCAATAATTATGACGGTTGGCACTTTATCGTTTTTGGTAACGACTCCCGAGGTGTGGGTTCCTGATCTGGGAAGCGGTGAATATGGTTTTCCTTTACTTTCGGGTGCGGGCAGGTTGGTAATAAAGGATACCGCGATATTAGCAGGAGTTCTTGTCGTGTTATCCGACTCGGCACAGCGAATATTGAATAAACAAAAAAATAAATGA
- a CDS encoding FAD-dependent oxidoreductase, with product MENYDAIIIGFGKGGKTLAADLAGRGWKVAIVERSDKMYGGTCINVGCIPTKTLIYDARMAKYRAGDQWQDKAAYYYNAVERKNGVTTVLRKKNYDSLASHENIKIYTGVGSFVSSDEVSVKTNDGEIVLKARYIFINTGAKTVVPPIAGIKGNRFVYDSASIMNLKELPHRLVVIGGGYIGLEFASMYAMFGTEVIVLEGGKELLPREDRDIAEAVVESLNRKGVTFLADVKVNSIDETELNARVSYIDLNSHKEYVIEADAVLVAVGRHPNTDDLFPEIAGIEVDEKGAIVTDEYLRTSNPHVWAMGDVRGGLQFTYISLDDYRIVREGLFGRQERSLSDQYPPVYSVFIDPPLSHVGMNETEALKKGYEIKVNKLSVSAIPRMKISGKSEGLLKAVIDIKTGKVLGCTLFCPESSEIINIVSLAIKSGRDYTFLRDCIYTHPSMSESFNELFK from the coding sequence ATGGAAAATTACGATGCGATTATTATTGGGTTCGGTAAGGGTGGAAAAACCCTTGCTGCCGACCTGGCGGGCCGGGGATGGAAAGTCGCGATAGTAGAACGTTCCGATAAGATGTACGGCGGAACATGTATAAATGTAGGATGCATTCCTACAAAAACATTGATATATGACGCGCGTATGGCCAAATATCGGGCCGGAGATCAGTGGCAAGATAAGGCTGCATATTATTATAATGCCGTTGAAAGAAAAAATGGTGTAACAACGGTACTACGGAAAAAAAATTACGATAGTTTGGCTTCCCATGAGAATATTAAGATTTATACAGGAGTCGGATCGTTTGTTTCTTCCGATGAAGTTTCTGTTAAGACAAATGACGGTGAGATCGTATTAAAAGCACGGTATATTTTTATAAATACCGGTGCTAAAACAGTTGTTCCACCTATTGCCGGAATAAAAGGGAATCGTTTTGTGTACGATAGTGCTTCGATAATGAATTTGAAAGAACTTCCGCACCGGCTAGTGGTTATAGGAGGAGGTTATATCGGTCTTGAATTTGCTTCGATGTATGCTATGTTCGGCACTGAGGTGATTGTTTTAGAAGGTGGAAAAGAATTGTTGCCACGTGAAGACCGGGATATTGCAGAGGCAGTTGTGGAATCGCTTAATCGTAAAGGAGTTACTTTTTTAGCTGATGTAAAGGTAAATTCGATCGATGAAACAGAGTTGAATGCCAGGGTATCGTATATTGATTTGAATAGCCATAAAGAGTACGTAATCGAAGCTGATGCCGTACTGGTAGCTGTTGGGCGTCACCCGAATACCGATGATCTTTTTCCCGAGATAGCAGGAATCGAAGTTGATGAAAAAGGAGCAATTGTTACCGATGAATACTTACGTACATCTAATCCGCATGTTTGGGCAATGGGAGATGTGAGAGGTGGTTTACAGTTTACTTATATTTCTCTCGATGATTACCGTATCGTACGAGAAGGATTGTTTGGTCGGCAAGAACGTTCGCTTAGTGATCAGTATCCTCCGGTATATTCGGTTTTTATCGATCCTCCCTTATCCCATGTGGGTATGAATGAAACCGAAGCCCTTAAAAAAGGTTATGAAATAAAAGTAAATAAGTTATCTGTGTCGGCGATACCACGTATGAAAATATCGGGAAAAAGCGAAGGTTTGTTGAAAGCGGTTATCGATATTAAAACCGGGAAAGTTTTGGGTTGTACCTTGTTTTGTCCCGAATCGAGTGAAATAATCAATATAGTTTCCTTAGCTATAAAATCTGGTCGGGATTATACCTTCCTGAGGGATTGTATTTATACTCATCCGAGTATGAGCGAGTCGTTTAATGAATTGTTTAAATAA
- a CDS encoding metal ABC transporter ATP-binding protein, producing MSSVDNKVIEVSGVSLCYDRLPVLENINLDIYKGDFLAITGPNGGGKTSLLRIILGLLKPNIGKVHYYRDGHWVRDLNLGYLPQKNGIDSRFPITVSEVIASGLMNGRSLGRLSVEQYAMVSEMIHLMGLEELADRPIGGLSGGQLQRTLLGRTLVSQPEILILDEPSSYVDKVFESRMYDLLKDISYKTTILLVSHEVNHVTELASRTVRINKTLQEVL from the coding sequence ATGAGCTCAGTCGATAATAAAGTAATCGAGGTTTCCGGTGTATCTTTATGTTATGACCGGCTTCCTGTACTCGAAAATATAAATCTTGATATTTATAAAGGTGATTTTTTGGCAATAACCGGACCTAATGGGGGAGGAAAAACTTCTTTGTTGCGGATTATATTAGGCTTATTGAAGCCTAATATCGGAAAGGTGCATTATTATCGGGACGGTCATTGGGTGCGTGATCTCAATTTGGGCTATCTTCCTCAAAAAAATGGGATCGATTCCCGTTTTCCCATAACAGTTTCAGAGGTAATTGCATCCGGTTTGATGAACGGCCGATCATTGGGGCGTCTTTCTGTTGAACAGTACGCTATGGTATCTGAAATGATTCATCTGATGGGACTCGAAGAATTGGCGGATCGACCTATAGGAGGACTTTCGGGAGGCCAGTTGCAGCGTACATTATTGGGACGTACTTTGGTTTCACAGCCCGAAATACTCATTCTCGATGAGCCGTCTTCTTATGTAGATAAGGTTTTTGAAAGTCGCATGTATGATTTACTGAAGGATATATCTTACAAAACGACTATTTTACTCGTTTCTCACGAGGTGAATCATGTAACAGAACTGGCGAGTCGTACAGTGAGAATAAATAAGACCCTGCAAGAGGTTTTATAA